In one Lolium rigidum isolate FL_2022 chromosome 3, APGP_CSIRO_Lrig_0.1, whole genome shotgun sequence genomic region, the following are encoded:
- the LOC124701676 gene encoding uncharacterized protein LOC124701676: MAAGTGVAVWRRWAVDLVEVLPFLELPRQVDAAAFVGLLFGLNLDDFGLFHPPIYRCSCQFMCIHISIEPKKQYGYICRKRGSVLCSILVRLIRSKINPLY, encoded by the exons ATGGCGGCGGGCACCGGCGTTGCAGTATGGCGGCGCTGGGCTGTGGATTTGGTTGAG GTCCTCCCGTTTCTGGAATTACCACGTCAGGTGGATGCGGCTGCTTTTGTTGGCCTGCTGTTTGGTTTGAATCTTGATGACTTTGGTCTGTTCCATCCTCCTATTTACCGGTGTAGCTGCCAGTTTATGTGTATCCATATATCGATAGAGCCAAAGAAAC AGTACGGATACATCTGTAGGAAGAGAGGGAGTGTCCTCTGTTCCATCCTCGTGCGTTTGATCAGGTCGAAAATAAACCCTCTGTACTAA